The Antennarius striatus isolate MH-2024 chromosome 11, ASM4005453v1, whole genome shotgun sequence genome window below encodes:
- the calhm3 gene encoding calcium homeostasis modulator protein 3 produces MERLKLVLQYFQSNSESISNGICIILALISVKLYTSFDFNCPCLPQYNKLYSLGVMIVPPIILFFLGVLVNRHTGVMMDEWMRPIGNRSKNPAVVKYLFSAMLQRALLAPMVWILVTLLDGKVFICAFSISVDPLLFTGMPNNTGLDVVRIMAKVPCKEDVIFRNSSFRKAVSRYVRCYSQAFGWSILLFLIVLGALGRLIKPCFDNHGTFLQTRYWSNYLDVEQKLFDETCVLHARDFAQKCVVQFFEDASEDQILRLPHPPFITKETDEWEDEEERLHGISKQEQVNQLLDKWYFSKPELDVTRRAHRPTVCVTWEGRDGKTLYSDV; encoded by the exons ATGGAGCGTCTGAAGCTGGTCCTCCAGTACTTCCAGTCCAACTCGGAGTCCATCTCCAACGGCATCTGCATCATCCTGGCCTTGATCAGCGTCAAGCTCTACACCAGCTTTGACTTCAACTGCCCCTGCCTTCCTCAGTACAACAAGCTGTACTCTCTGGGGGTGATGATCGTCCCGCCCATCATCCTGTTCTTCCTGGGCGTCCTGGTCAACCGACACACGGGGGTCatgatggatgagtggatgagaCCCATTGGGAACCGATCCAAAAACCCTGCTGTGGTGAA ATATTTGTTCTCAGCCATGCTCCAGAGAGCCCTGCTGGCACCGATGGTCTGGATCCTCGTTACTTTGCTGGATGGAAAGGTCTTCATCTGTGCCTTCAGCATCAGTGTCGACCCTTTGCTCTTCACAG GTATGCCCAACAACACGGGTCTGGATGTGGTCAGAATCATGGCCAAAGTTCCCTGCAAGGAAGACGTGATCTTCAGGAACAGCTCTTTCCGCAAAGCAGTTTCTCGTTACGTACGCTGCTATTCACAA GCCTTCGGCTGGTCCATCTTGCTCTTCCTGATCGTACTGGGAGCGCTGGGACGCCTCATCAAGCCCTGCTTCGACAACCACGGCACCTTCCTTCAGACGCGCTACTGGAGCAACTACCTGGATGTGGAGCAGAAGCTCTTCGATGAAACCTGCGTTTTGCACGCTCGGGATTTCGCCCAGAAATGCGTGGTGCAGTTCTTCGAAGACGCGTCCGAAGACCAGATCCTGCGTCTTCCCCACCCGCCCTTCATCACCAAGGAGACGGACGagtgggaggatgaggaggagaggctTCACGGCATATCGAAGCAGGAGCAGGTGAACCAGCTTCTGGACAAGTGGTACTTCAGTAAACCTGAGCTGGACGTCACCAGGAGAGCCCACAGacccacagtgtgtgtgacctgggaGGGGCGCGATGGGAAGACCTTATACTCAGATGTCTAA
- the hells gene encoding lymphoid-specific helicase, translating to MSCVKEESRSVSPHCPKPDESEEPLGTSMGTGAAREDGVNAENVGPEVVITQEMEEEEKQLMEEGQRKEREMMDQARESRERDSHDIRYRRLQHLLQKSNIYSKFLLTKMEQQQNEEKVKKEKLEKKDKKMQKNNNPEPEKDKRKRRREEDYKISDVMSKEEIMSQAKKAKVEETDASGSQRKLEAEDIERMSDSNQDIKARLSESVRDNAVHRLDPHRKVNGQPVPAQQPRLFSGGVMRWYQIEGMEWLRMLWENGINGILADEMGLGKTIQCIAHIAMMIEKKVMGPFLVVAPLSTLPNWINEFTRFAPEVSVLLYHGSQSERARILQQIRRPQGPLSMNPVVVTSFEISMIDRKFLQRFQWKYLIVDEGHRIKNLNCRLVQELKLLPTDNKLLLTGTPLQNNLAELWSLLNFLLPEVFDDLKSFESWFDINDLGEAESVVATEREQNILSMLHQILTPFLLRRLKSDVTLEVPPKKEIIVYAPLTAKQESFYTAVVNKSIEKMLGREKTEAPVNLTSSGRPKRRTRKLVDYKEGNTPYDLEKYLERVQQEQDQEPGSSSAMRSQSPRDAQIYLKMQNILMLLKRCCNHPYLVEYPLDPATQEFKIDEQLVQSSGKFLILDRLLPALKQRGHKVLIFSQMTSILDLLMDYCFLRGFQYSRLDGGMSYADREENMTKFSKDPEVFLFLLSTRAGGLGINLTAADTAIIFDSDWNPQSDLQAQDRCHRIGQTKPVVVYRLVTANTVDQKILERASAKRKLEQMVIHKNKFKGGKADLNESKSCIDLDELMEMLKSRGTEKEMKASKGKVISDKDLEILLDRSDMLDKDRGSAKKEKVGVFRVIDAKESSEITLT from the exons ATGAGCTG CGTGAAGGAGGAATCCAGGAGTGTGTCCCCTCACTGCCCCAAGCCGGATGAATCCGAGGAGCCCCTGGGGACATCCATGGGGACTGGAGCTGCCAGGG AGGATGGCGTGAACGCCGAGAACGTGGGACCTGAGGTGGTCATCACTcaggaaatggaggaggaggagaaacagctgatggaggaagggcagagaaaagagagggagatgaTGGACCAG GCCCGTGAATCGAGGGAGCGGGATTCTCATGACATTCGCTACAGGAGACTTCAGCATTTGCTTCAGAAGAGCAACATCTACTCTAAATTTCTGCTGACTAAAATGGAGCAACAGCAGaacgag GAGAAAGTCAAGAAGGAGAAAttagaaaagaaagacaagaag ATGCAGAAAAATAACAATCCAGAACCGGAGAAAG ataagagaaagaggaggagggaagaagaCTACAAAATATCTGATGTCATGTCCAAAGAA GAAATAATGTCACAAGCTAAGAAAGCCAAAGTGGAGGAAACG GATGCGTCTGGGTCTCAGAGGAAACTGGAAGCCGAGGACATCGAGCGGATGAGCGACTCCAACCAGGACATCAAGGCCCGCCTGTCTGAGTCGGTGCGAGACAACGCCGTCCACCGCCTGGACCCCCACAGGAAGGTGAACGGCCAGCCGGTCCCCGCCCAGCAGCCGCGGCTCTTCAGCGGAGGGGTGATGAGGTGGTACCAGATCGAAGGCATGGAGTGGCTGAGG ATGCTGTGGGAGAACGGCATCAACGGGATCCTGGCCGACGAGATGGGACTGGGGAAGACGATCCAGTGCATCGCCCACATCGCCATGATGATAGAGAAGAAGGTCATGGGCCCCTTCCTGGTGGTGGCCCCCCTCTCCACCTTACCCAACTGGATCAACGAATTCACTCGCTTCGCCCCAGAG GTGTCCGTGCTGCTGTACCACGGCTCCCAGTCGGAGAGGGCCCGCATCCTGCAGCAGATCCGGAGGCCCCAGGGGCCCCTCAGCATGAATCCTGTGGTCGTCACCTCCTTTGAGATCTCCATGATTGACAGGAAGTTTCTACAG CGCTTCCAGTGGAAGTACCTGATCGTAGACGAAGGCCACAGGATCAAAAACCTCAACTGTCGGCTGGTGCAGGAGCTGAAGCTCCTCCCCACCGACAACAAGCTGCTGCTGACGGGAACGCCGCTGCAGAACAACCTGGCCGAGCTCTGGTCCCTCCTCAACTTCCTGCTGCCGGAGGTCTTCGATGACCTCAAGAG CTTCGAGTCCTGGTTCGACATCAACGACCTCGGGGAGGCTGAGAGCGTGGTCGCCACTGAGCGCGAGCAAAACATCCTGAGCATGTTGCACCAG ATCCTGACTCCGTTCCTGCTGAGGAGGCTGAAGTCAGACGTGACGCTGGAGGTTCCTCCTAAGAAGGAGATCATCGTTTACGCTCCTCTGACAGCCAAGCAGGAGTCCTTCTACACCGCTGTGGTCAACAAATCCATCGAAAAGATGCTGGGACGGGAAAAG ACGGAGGCTCCCGTCAATCTGACGTCCAGCGGCCGGCCGAAGCGTCGCACCAGAAAGTTAGTGGACTACAAGGAAGGTAACACGCCGTACGACCTGGAGAAATATCTGGAGAGGGTCcagcaggagcaggatcaggagCCAGG CTCCTCCTCGGCGATGCGTTCCCAGAGTCCCCGGGACGCCCAAATCTACCTGAAGATGCAGAACATCCTCATGCTGCTGAAGAGATGCTGTAACCACCCCTACCTGGTGGAGTACCCCCTCGACCCCGCCACTCAGGAATTCAAGATCGACGAGCAGCTGGTTCAGAGCTCCGGGAAGTTCCTCATCCTGGACCGACTGCTGCCGGCGCTGAAGCAGAGGGGGCACAAG GTTCTGATCTTCAGTCAGATGACGTCCATCTTGGATCTACTGATGGATTACTGCTTCCTGCGGGGGTTCCAGTACAGCCGACTGGACGGGGGCATGTCGTACGCCGACAGAGAGGAAAAC atGACAAAGTTCTCCAAGGATCCGGAGGTGTTTTTGTTCCTGCTGAGCACCAGAGCGGGAGGCCTGGGCATCAACCTGACGGCCGCCGACACCGCCATCATCTTTGACAGCGACTGG AACCCCCAGTCGGACCTGCAGGCTCAGGACCGCTGTCACCGCATCGGCCAAACCAAACCGGTGGTGGTTTACCGGCTGGTGACGGCCAACACCGTCGACCAGAAGATCCTGGAGAGAGCCTCGGCCAAGAGGAAGCTGGAGCAGATGGTGATTCACAAGA ACAAATTCAAAGGCGGGAAAGCAGATCTGAATGAGAGCAAGAGCTGCATCGACCTGGATGAGCTGATGGAGATGCTCAAATCCAGAGGCACCGAGAA GGAAATGAAAGCTTCTAAAGGGAAGGTGATCAGTGACAAGGACCTGGAGATCCTGCTGGACCGCAGCGACATGCTGG ATAAAGATCGGGGGAGCGCCAAAAAAGAGAAGGTGGGGGTCTTCAGGGTGATAGACGCTAAGGAGTCTTCAGAAATCACACTGACCTGA